A genomic stretch from Thermodesulfobacteriota bacterium includes:
- a CDS encoding amidohydrolase family protein: MKTFILSAGTVLPVSSKPLADASVLVSDGKIGEVAKTRALLKKYAGIPEIKLGKGILLPGFVNGHTHLELGWTQSEIGAFTGFTGWLQQLIVSKGAPVLEETIAASVSEGVKNLVSSGVTTVGEISSYGGLDKPILEESGLRTVLFREITDSTEHRADFNFGPGDGLVEERPFPHAPYSCSPRLLRKVFRAHHKDGVPFGIHLAESPDEVEFVRCCANEIEGKIFPLIGKESFERPEAKSPYEYFSKMGLSGGDRITLVHMVRAGKDEAAEISRRGLGIVLCPRSNLFLQVGAPPFVHYSGMERLGIGTDSLSTNYNLDFFEELRAFHLLMSQVMGEKAARKSVHAATLGGAGALYLEDKTGSIDPGKEADLLYIDTPGSFRDPYMSVISSSSAGVGMVMTAGRVLYKKDGIPFPDSEL, from the coding sequence ATGAAGACTTTTATACTCTCCGCGGGGACCGTGCTTCCCGTTTCATCGAAACCGCTTGCAGACGCTTCCGTCCTCGTCTCGGACGGGAAAATCGGGGAAGTCGCAAAAACCAGGGCCCTTCTGAAAAAATACGCCGGGATACCCGAAATAAAGCTTGGAAAGGGCATACTCCTTCCGGGATTCGTAAACGGCCACACGCACCTCGAGCTCGGCTGGACTCAGTCCGAGATCGGGGCCTTCACGGGCTTTACGGGATGGCTCCAGCAGCTTATTGTCTCCAAGGGAGCGCCCGTACTCGAAGAAACGATAGCCGCCTCCGTATCCGAGGGCGTAAAGAACCTCGTCTCGTCCGGGGTGACGACGGTCGGCGAGATATCCTCCTACGGCGGCCTCGACAAGCCGATACTCGAAGAGTCCGGTCTAAGAACCGTCCTCTTCCGGGAGATTACGGACAGCACCGAGCACAGGGCGGATTTTAACTTCGGGCCCGGGGACGGGCTCGTCGAAGAGAGGCCCTTCCCGCACGCCCCCTATTCCTGCAGCCCGAGGCTTCTCCGTAAAGTCTTCCGCGCCCATCACAAGGACGGCGTCCCGTTCGGCATCCATCTGGCCGAAAGCCCGGACGAGGTCGAATTCGTAAGATGCTGCGCCAACGAGATTGAGGGGAAGATATTCCCGCTCATCGGGAAAGAATCCTTCGAAAGGCCCGAGGCGAAAAGCCCTTACGAGTACTTCTCAAAAATGGGGCTTTCCGGGGGCGACAGGATAACCCTCGTACACATGGTCAGGGCCGGGAAGGACGAGGCCGCGGAAATATCGCGGCGCGGCCTGGGAATAGTCCTCTGCCCGAGAAGTAACCTCTTCCTCCAGGTGGGGGCGCCGCCGTTCGTACACTATTCCGGCATGGAGAGGCTCGGCATCGGGACGGACAGCCTCTCGACGAATTACAACCTCGACTTCTTCGAGGAGCTCCGCGCGTTTCACCTCCTAATGTCCCAGGTCATGGGCGAAAAGGCGGCGCGGAAGTCCGTTCACGCGGCCACGCTCGGCGGCGCGGGGGCGCTCTACCTCGAAGACAAAACCGGCAGCATCGACCCGGGTAAAGAGGCCGACCTCCTCTATATCGACACGCCGGGGAGTTTCAGGGACCCCTACATGTCCGTGATATCGTCTTCGTCCGCCGGTGTGGGAATGGTCATGACGGCGGGCAGGGTGCTCTACAAAAAGGACGGGATTCCTTTTCCCGATTCCGAGTTATAG
- the dapF gene encoding diaminopimelate epimerase, whose protein sequence is MDEFVKSHGLGNDYFVLDSSALSFSVTPGVTRLLCDRNYGVGSDGILLLTPSDKADFGLRILNPDGSEAEKSGNGLRIFAKYLYEHGHTQRKTFDIDTPGGVVTAELEVSEDGRVPFVTVEMGRAVFNSADIPVAGEEREVVDEEIRVNGEIARITAVSVGNPHCVVFVDELDEGFTRKLGPLLENHELFPNRINVQFAKVLSPENVSILIWERGAGYTLASGSSSCAVAAACVKNGLTVRKVKVSMPGGELDIEIREDWTIKMRGAVEEVTSGTLSRDLLDRIKSLPTE, encoded by the coding sequence ATGGACGAATTCGTAAAATCACACGGCCTCGGTAACGACTACTTCGTGCTCGACTCCTCGGCCCTCTCGTTCTCGGTTACGCCCGGCGTGACGAGGCTCCTCTGCGACAGGAACTACGGCGTCGGCTCGGACGGCATACTCCTTCTCACGCCGTCCGATAAGGCCGATTTCGGGCTCCGCATACTGAACCCCGACGGGAGCGAGGCCGAAAAGAGCGGCAACGGCCTCAGGATATTCGCCAAATACCTCTACGAGCACGGCCACACACAAAGAAAAACGTTCGACATCGACACCCCGGGCGGCGTCGTAACGGCGGAGCTCGAAGTCTCCGAAGACGGCAGGGTTCCGTTCGTCACGGTCGAGATGGGCCGGGCCGTCTTCAACAGCGCCGATATACCGGTCGCGGGCGAAGAGAGGGAAGTGGTCGACGAGGAAATCAGGGTCAACGGCGAGATAGCGAGGATCACGGCCGTCTCGGTCGGGAACCCTCACTGCGTCGTATTCGTTGACGAGCTCGACGAGGGCTTTACGCGAAAGCTCGGCCCCCTACTCGAAAACCACGAGCTATTCCCCAACAGGATAAACGTCCAGTTCGCAAAGGTCCTCTCCCCGGAAAATGTTTCTATACTCATATGGGAAAGGGGGGCGGGATACACGCTGGCCTCGGGTAGCAGCTCCTGCGCCGTGGCGGCGGCATGCGTAAAGAACGGCCTTACGGTCAGGAAGGTGAAGGTCTCCATGCCGGGCGGCGAGCTCGACATCGAGATAAGGGAGGACTGGACTATAAAGATGAGGGGCGCAGTCGAAGAGGTCACGTCCGGCACGCTCAGCCGCGACCTTCTCGACAGGATAAAATCGCTCCCCACCGAATGA
- a CDS encoding septal ring lytic transglycosylase RlpA family protein: MPKSPDEGGYVVEEGSVQIGIASWYGIDEHNNYAASGERFSKYAYTAAHKTLPLGTVVRVTNLENGRDVIVEVNDRGPFVKGRIIDLSHAPAEAIDMIQKGTVKVKVEVVSSPSVRSTSYFDPHYTVQVGSFSDRGNAVFLKRQLDPDYDDVRVENVKLSGSEYFRVRVGRFSDESEAERTAFRLRRLGLTSRVLLE; this comes from the coding sequence GTGCCCAAATCGCCGGACGAGGGCGGCTACGTCGTCGAAGAAGGCTCCGTGCAGATAGGCATAGCGTCGTGGTACGGCATCGACGAGCACAATAACTACGCCGCCAGCGGCGAGCGTTTCAGCAAATACGCCTATACCGCGGCCCACAAGACACTCCCCCTGGGCACGGTCGTAAGGGTCACCAACCTCGAAAACGGCCGCGACGTCATAGTCGAGGTAAACGACAGGGGCCCCTTCGTGAAGGGACGCATAATAGACCTCTCCCACGCGCCGGCCGAGGCGATAGACATGATTCAGAAGGGGACGGTCAAGGTGAAGGTAGAGGTGGTTTCCTCACCCTCCGTGCGCAGCACCAGCTACTTCGACCCCCATTACACGGTCCAGGTGGGCTCTTTCAGCGACCGGGGGAACGCGGTGTTCCTCAAGCGCCAGCTCGACCCGGACTACGACGACGTCCGCGTCGAAAACGTGAAGCTCAGCGGGAGCGAATATTTCAGGGTCAGGGTAGGGCGGTTCTCCGACGAAAGCGAAGCCGAGAGGACGGCGTTCAGGCTGAGAAGGCTGGGGCTTACAAGCAGGGTTTTACTGGAATAA
- a CDS encoding septal ring lytic transglycosylase RlpA family protein encodes MSNVSAREFRQYGNASWYGNKFHGKTTASGESYDMYEFTGAHRDLPFGTLIKVKNLRNGREVVVRVNDRGPFIKSRIVDLSRAAASMLGIVSRGTARVSIEVISFPDGSTPSSTL; translated from the coding sequence TTGTCTAACGTTTCAGCGCGGGAGTTCCGCCAGTACGGAAACGCTTCCTGGTACGGAAACAAGTTCCACGGGAAGACCACTGCGAGCGGCGAATCTTACGACATGTACGAATTCACCGGCGCTCACAGAGACCTTCCATTCGGCACCTTGATCAAGGTGAAGAATCTACGGAACGGTAGAGAGGTTGTCGTGAGAGTGAACGACCGCGGCCCGTTCATCAAAAGCCGCATAGTCGATCTTTCCCGCGCCGCCGCCAGCATGCTCGGCATTGTCAGCAGGGGCACGGCGAGGGTGAGCATCGAGGTCATTTCCTTTCCCGACGGCTCGACGCCAAGCTCCACGCTGTAA
- a CDS encoding aminotransferase class I/II-fold pyridoxal phosphate-dependent enzyme: MHRIPEDFSLIRRLPPYVFTIVNDLKSKARARGEDIIDLGMGNPDQATPEHIVSKLIETAADPRAHRYSASAGIPKLRRAIADWYKRSHGVELDPDSEVVVTIGSKEGICHLMQSILSPGDTVIVPNPAYPIHIYSVIISRGDVHSVPFTMETGLLESIEKAVRETWPKPKVLMISFPNNPTTKVVDIEFFKEVYELARETDLIVVHDFAYAELCYDGYKAPSFLEVPGAKDLGVEFYSLSKSYNMPGWRVGFMVGNARIVSALKRIKSYMDYGIFTPVQVASIAALNGPQDCVDEIRESYKSRRDKLVDGLSKAGWQIPKPKGTMFVWGEIPEEYKEMGSLEFSKLLVEKAKVAVSPGVGFGNYGEGYVRFALVENEKRIMQAVRGIRRFLKGS; this comes from the coding sequence ATGCACAGAATACCGGAAGATTTCTCACTCATAAGAAGGCTCCCGCCCTACGTTTTCACCATAGTCAACGACCTGAAATCGAAGGCGAGGGCGAGGGGCGAGGACATAATCGACCTCGGAATGGGCAACCCCGACCAGGCGACGCCCGAGCACATAGTAAGCAAGCTCATAGAGACGGCGGCCGACCCGAGGGCGCACAGGTATTCGGCATCGGCGGGTATACCGAAGCTCCGGCGCGCGATCGCCGACTGGTACAAAAGAAGCCACGGCGTCGAGCTCGACCCGGACAGCGAGGTGGTCGTCACCATAGGCTCGAAGGAAGGCATATGCCACCTTATGCAGTCGATACTGTCGCCGGGGGATACCGTTATCGTGCCGAACCCGGCGTACCCGATACACATATATTCGGTGATAATATCGAGGGGCGACGTTCACAGCGTGCCGTTCACCATGGAGACCGGCCTCCTCGAAAGCATAGAGAAGGCCGTCAGGGAGACGTGGCCAAAGCCGAAGGTGCTCATGATCTCCTTCCCGAATAACCCGACGACGAAGGTCGTCGATATCGAATTCTTCAAGGAAGTTTACGAGCTCGCGCGCGAGACGGACCTAATAGTCGTCCACGATTTCGCCTATGCCGAGCTTTGCTACGACGGCTACAAGGCCCCGAGCTTTCTCGAAGTGCCCGGCGCCAAGGACCTCGGAGTGGAGTTTTACTCGCTGTCCAAGAGCTACAACATGCCGGGCTGGCGCGTGGGGTTCATGGTGGGGAACGCCAGGATCGTATCGGCGCTCAAGCGCATAAAGAGCTACATGGACTACGGCATATTCACGCCCGTCCAGGTGGCCTCGATAGCAGCGCTCAACGGTCCGCAGGACTGCGTCGACGAGATAAGGGAGTCCTATAAGTCGAGGCGCGACAAGCTCGTGGACGGGCTTTCAAAGGCCGGGTGGCAGATACCCAAGCCCAAGGGGACGATGTTCGTCTGGGGCGAAATACCCGAGGAGTATAAAGAAATGGGATCGCTCGAGTTCTCGAAGCTCCTCGTGGAGAAGGCCAAGGTCGCCGTGTCGCCGGGAGTAGGCTTCGGGAATTACGGCGAGGGGTACGTGAGGTTCGCTCTCGTCGAGAATGAAAAGAGGATAATGCAGGCCGTCCGGGGGATCAGAAGGTTCTTAAAGGGCTCGTAA
- a CDS encoding translocation/assembly module TamB domain-containing protein, which translates to MRSKVLIPIGLFLVILAVLTGIAIIVIQTHYFRQFVKLTTNSIVTSLTAQDFKIGSIEGNFLKGISLKNVTFDIDGERFITCDEVYIDYSLPIILDGSMLFSKVIPLHEVRVSGFTIHLVHYGGDSWNFTKLGERFIAKEKKPNPDWSIFIKSGFVENARMTIYDVPKNQHSVFELPGAEVAVNLVKITDNAEFVIKDAVFTAVPNIDKSERFYFDKINGKAVYSNKEKIDVLDVKRAFFNFRGARVNASGTMKNLMSPTFTLGGTIKNIDAGELGRLGVEVRARGASERWKGLQASGRLDVIDSVILGETLEGSIKKIRVENTSVTLTGGKLSSPFGKAAFDGTLGLYEITSPGKSNEADIKLSVDSASAARLLEIFDKTQSDGAPKELKKDVNARVDSRLAVRAGWKGKEPPALDVALESFRMNGLETGEITLSGPMKIRPDKIEFDLDTSSSKTNFANILTDFPNETDFNSKLHVKGSVVPGKKPPDGLELSVKGDISPSVIKGFKLDRGAVDLSFAPSSLDIRTLTLESGRLSAKASGSLGSGTESGVRYGVNAGDLGALSGLVPGDKLAGSLSVEGVVRGTFERPRLTVNARVADFASLKQKLTVEKIELSAETYLDLSDLQMKAKGGLKGIEIQGRAMEAADFDAESRGRELYGAVHVTEAPDRKYEAEYKASGLDTQEKLIEIPKIRLAFKDALFENKRPVSAVLKNGGIAVSSFNLYHKDNSAVGEITLGASGAIDGRLKLEKLDLADVSSLLRARFPIKGSVSGEIDLGGTVKAPTISATAAARDLEYKEFKGDELTLSLLHFGDDFELNLRIMDGGEEVLTALADAHMPMDPSGMERTLQKVRYTARVRSKGIDISPLMIFNPEIQGLEGKLVVDVTAAGSGGEPDISGTIELRDVAVDLLMLRNDIEIEHAVLDLDGAYGTLRPVTIKTGEGEGSFMGKIDFRDLSYSAKGTMNGMHVRTYPNDVTANLDGTIDVTGKFPASLIKGEITVNDLKAIVPEKPIKEIENIRFIDEDEGKDEFIYTGAAKEDFVQEFVSLDLDVNIPRQSWIKGSGANIEVQGRLDINKNYKEPYLITGSIDVIRGDYQFMGRLFNIESGTVSFRGKKIVDPFLDLRATYEVSSVEVYINVSGTAEKPRIQLTSDPPLEENEIVSYLVFGTSSEKLGTDERVQFQEKAGEVLGTMAVGELRQAIGDDLAIDVMTIKGSQTGFKDTHLEIGKYLTENFYIGYERFSYERFFYERYFLSPGLLSSTATANRAVIEYRVSDFLTLESEIGDEAGADVFFNFDY; encoded by the coding sequence ATGCGCTCCAAAGTCCTGATACCCATAGGATTATTTCTCGTAATACTCGCCGTTCTCACCGGCATTGCGATAATCGTCATCCAGACACATTACTTCCGCCAGTTCGTCAAGCTCACTACAAACTCGATCGTAACTTCTCTCACGGCCCAGGATTTCAAGATCGGCAGCATAGAAGGCAACTTCCTGAAGGGCATCTCGCTCAAAAACGTCACGTTCGACATCGACGGGGAGAGGTTCATCACCTGCGACGAGGTGTATATCGATTATTCCCTCCCGATAATCCTCGACGGCTCCATGCTCTTCAGCAAGGTGATTCCCCTCCACGAGGTCAGGGTTTCGGGGTTTACGATCCATCTCGTTCACTACGGCGGCGATTCCTGGAACTTCACCAAGCTCGGCGAGCGCTTCATCGCCAAGGAGAAGAAGCCCAACCCCGACTGGAGCATCTTCATAAAGAGCGGGTTCGTCGAGAACGCCAGGATGACGATTTACGACGTCCCGAAGAACCAGCACTCGGTCTTCGAGCTCCCGGGCGCCGAGGTCGCCGTGAATCTCGTCAAGATAACGGACAACGCCGAATTCGTAATAAAGGACGCCGTCTTCACGGCCGTGCCGAATATAGACAAGTCCGAAAGGTTCTATTTCGACAAGATAAACGGGAAGGCGGTCTATTCGAACAAGGAGAAAATAGACGTCCTCGACGTAAAGCGCGCCTTCTTTAACTTCCGGGGCGCGCGGGTAAACGCCTCGGGGACGATGAAAAACCTGATGAGCCCGACGTTCACGCTCGGCGGCACGATCAAGAACATAGACGCGGGTGAGCTCGGGAGGCTGGGGGTCGAGGTACGCGCCAGGGGCGCATCCGAAAGATGGAAGGGTCTCCAGGCGTCGGGAAGGCTCGACGTTATAGATTCGGTCATACTCGGAGAAACTCTCGAAGGCTCCATAAAGAAAATCCGGGTCGAGAATACATCGGTCACCCTCACGGGCGGCAAGCTCTCCTCGCCCTTCGGGAAAGCGGCCTTCGACGGCACGCTGGGGCTTTACGAGATAACCTCGCCCGGGAAATCGAACGAAGCTGACATAAAGCTCTCCGTCGATTCCGCGTCGGCGGCTCGCCTCCTCGAAATCTTCGACAAAACACAGTCCGACGGTGCCCCCAAGGAGCTCAAAAAGGACGTAAACGCGCGGGTCGATTCCCGGCTCGCGGTTAGGGCCGGCTGGAAGGGCAAGGAGCCGCCCGCGCTCGACGTCGCCCTCGAGAGCTTCAGGATGAACGGCCTCGAGACGGGCGAGATAACACTTTCCGGCCCTATGAAAATCCGGCCCGACAAAATAGAATTCGACCTCGATACATCCTCCTCCAAAACCAACTTCGCAAACATACTGACAGACTTCCCGAACGAAACGGACTTTAACTCGAAGCTCCACGTAAAGGGCTCGGTCGTGCCCGGCAAGAAGCCTCCGGACGGCCTCGAGCTGTCCGTCAAGGGCGATATCTCCCCCTCCGTGATAAAGGGCTTTAAGCTCGACCGCGGGGCGGTGGATCTCTCCTTCGCCCCCTCGTCCCTCGACATCAGAACCCTGACGCTCGAATCCGGCCGTCTGTCGGCAAAGGCGTCCGGGAGCCTGGGGTCCGGCACGGAGAGTGGGGTCAGGTACGGCGTCAACGCCGGCGATCTCGGCGCTCTGTCGGGCCTTGTCCCCGGCGATAAGCTCGCGGGCAGCCTGAGCGTAGAGGGCGTTGTCAGGGGCACGTTCGAAAGGCCGAGGCTCACCGTGAACGCCAGGGTGGCGGATTTCGCGTCGCTGAAACAAAAGCTCACCGTCGAGAAGATAGAGCTTTCGGCCGAGACCTACCTCGACCTTTCGGACCTTCAAATGAAGGCGAAGGGAGGGCTCAAGGGCATCGAGATACAGGGCCGCGCGATGGAAGCCGCCGATTTCGACGCGGAGAGCCGGGGCCGCGAGCTCTACGGAGCGGTCCACGTAACCGAAGCCCCCGACAGGAAATACGAGGCCGAATACAAGGCGTCCGGGCTCGACACCCAAGAAAAACTGATCGAAATCCCGAAAATCAGGCTGGCCTTTAAAGACGCCCTCTTCGAAAACAAACGGCCCGTAAGCGCCGTCCTGAAAAACGGCGGCATAGCCGTCAGCTCCTTTAACCTTTACCACAAGGACAATTCCGCCGTCGGCGAGATTACGCTCGGGGCGTCGGGCGCCATCGACGGGAGGCTCAAGCTCGAAAAGCTCGACCTTGCGGACGTATCGAGCCTCCTTCGGGCCAGGTTCCCGATAAAGGGGAGCGTCTCCGGCGAAATAGACTTAGGGGGAACGGTCAAGGCCCCCACGATAAGCGCGACCGCCGCCGCGAGAGACCTCGAATACAAGGAGTTTAAGGGCGACGAGCTCACGCTCTCGCTCCTCCATTTCGGCGACGACTTCGAGCTTAATCTCCGGATAATGGACGGCGGCGAGGAAGTCCTCACGGCCCTCGCCGATGCACACATGCCCATGGACCCGTCCGGCATGGAGCGGACCCTTCAGAAGGTGCGCTATACGGCGCGGGTGAGGTCTAAGGGCATCGACATCAGCCCGCTCATGATCTTCAATCCCGAAATACAGGGGCTCGAGGGGAAGCTCGTCGTCGACGTGACAGCGGCCGGCTCCGGCGGCGAGCCGGACATATCCGGGACGATAGAGCTCAGGGACGTGGCCGTCGATCTTCTCATGCTCCGGAACGACATCGAAATCGAGCACGCTGTCCTCGACCTCGACGGCGCTTACGGCACCCTGCGCCCGGTCACGATCAAGACCGGAGAGGGCGAGGGCTCGTTCATGGGGAAGATAGATTTCAGGGACCTCTCCTACAGCGCCAAGGGGACGATGAACGGCATGCACGTCAGGACCTATCCCAACGACGTCACGGCCAACCTCGACGGCACGATCGACGTCACCGGTAAATTTCCCGCCTCGCTGATCAAGGGCGAAATCACCGTCAACGACCTCAAGGCCATAGTGCCTGAGAAGCCCATAAAGGAAATCGAGAATATACGGTTTATCGACGAAGACGAGGGCAAGGACGAATTCATCTACACCGGCGCGGCAAAGGAAGATTTCGTCCAGGAATTCGTGTCCCTCGACCTCGACGTCAACATCCCCAGGCAGTCGTGGATCAAGGGGAGCGGCGCGAATATCGAGGTCCAGGGCCGCCTCGACATCAACAAGAACTATAAAGAGCCCTATCTCATAACGGGCAGCATCGACGTCATAAGGGGCGATTACCAGTTCATGGGAAGGCTCTTCAATATCGAGAGCGGCACGGTGAGCTTTCGGGGGAAGAAAATCGTCGACCCGTTCCTCGACCTCCGGGCCACGTATGAAGTATCGAGCGTCGAGGTCTATATCAACGTCTCGGGCACCGCCGAAAAACCCAGGATACAGCTCACGAGCGATCCGCCGCTCGAAGAGAACGAGATCGTCTCCTACCTCGTCTTCGGCACCTCTTCCGAAAAGCTCGGCACTGACGAAAGGGTTCAGTTCCAGGAAAAGGCCGGCGAGGTGCTCGGCACCATGGCCGTCGGCGAGCTCCGTCAGGCTATAGGCGACGACCTCGCCATAGACGTCATGACCATCAAGGGCAGCCAGACGGGCTTTAAGGACACCCACCTCGAAATCGGCAAATACCTCACCGAAAACTTCTACATCGGATACGAGAGATTTTCATACGAGCGGTTCTTCTACGAGAGGTATTTCCTGAGCCCGGGGCTCCTGTCCTCGACGGCGACGGCAAACAGGGCCGTAATCGAGTACAGGGTCTCCGACTTTCTGACGCTGGAGAGCGAAATAGGCGACGAGGCCGGCGCGGACGTATTCTTCAACTTCGATTACTGA
- a CDS encoding molybdopterin-dependent oxidoreductase, with translation MPKLTIDGIEIEVEDGLNLIQAAARVGVEVPHFCYHPALSIVAQCRQCLVEVEGVPKVMPACNTFVRDGLIVKTNSEKAVKARKATVEFTLINHPLDCPICDKGGECPLQLTTVKHGPGYSRFEGPEEKKVRRKYYLSDRILYDPNRCIMCTRCVRFTEEVTKTGELGFENRGFRKKIVVFPDKNLDNELAGNVTDLCPVGALLNKDNLHEERVWYWKFTDSVCSLCSNGCNITVGVDPRKGKVSRVRPRINMDVNEYWICDRGRYDFKRVQEGATRLKDPILRRGEGFVKSDWPEASAFAADGLTAGSASSVAILGSPTLTNEELYLLKKLGDRLGGARVVSNSLEPEGEKLYGLISSDPYPNSRGVRDMGLEYGPEKVSALAESIINGSIKVLYVAGEDIFGFVPEEGHARLREALSALDLLIVEDYKVTETARMAHVILPGVSPYEKDGTFTNDAGRVQRIREAIAPPGIAKPDWEIISYIGSLVNPGGFNDYGHPSLVMKEISAAVPAYAKLNYENIGVLGGSAAS, from the coding sequence ATGCCGAAACTTACCATCGACGGGATAGAAATCGAGGTCGAAGACGGGCTCAATCTGATCCAGGCAGCCGCCCGGGTGGGCGTCGAAGTCCCGCATTTCTGCTATCATCCGGCCCTCAGCATAGTCGCCCAGTGCAGGCAGTGCCTGGTAGAGGTGGAGGGCGTGCCGAAGGTCATGCCGGCGTGCAACACCTTCGTCAGGGACGGCCTCATCGTAAAGACCAACTCGGAAAAGGCCGTAAAAGCGAGGAAGGCCACCGTCGAGTTCACGCTCATAAACCATCCCCTCGATTGCCCGATATGCGACAAGGGCGGGGAGTGCCCGCTTCAGCTTACGACCGTCAAGCACGGGCCCGGATACAGCAGGTTCGAAGGGCCCGAGGAAAAGAAGGTCCGAAGGAAATATTACCTCAGCGACAGGATATTATACGACCCGAACAGGTGCATCATGTGCACGAGGTGCGTCAGGTTCACCGAAGAGGTGACCAAGACGGGCGAGCTAGGGTTCGAGAACCGGGGGTTCAGGAAGAAGATCGTCGTTTTCCCAGACAAGAACCTCGACAACGAGCTTGCGGGGAACGTTACGGACCTCTGCCCGGTGGGCGCGCTCCTCAACAAGGACAATCTCCACGAGGAGAGGGTCTGGTACTGGAAATTCACGGACAGCGTCTGCTCGCTGTGCAGTAACGGGTGCAACATAACCGTGGGCGTCGACCCCAGGAAGGGGAAGGTTTCGAGGGTGAGGCCCAGGATAAACATGGACGTTAACGAGTACTGGATATGCGACAGGGGAAGGTACGATTTCAAGCGCGTCCAGGAAGGAGCGACGCGCCTTAAGGACCCCATTCTCAGAAGGGGCGAGGGATTCGTGAAGTCCGACTGGCCGGAGGCTTCGGCGTTCGCCGCCGACGGGCTTACGGCCGGAAGCGCATCTTCTGTCGCCATACTCGGCTCGCCGACGCTCACGAACGAGGAGCTTTATCTCCTCAAGAAGCTCGGCGACAGGCTCGGCGGCGCGAGGGTCGTATCGAATTCGCTCGAGCCCGAGGGCGAGAAGCTCTACGGGCTTATAAGCAGCGATCCCTACCCGAACTCGAGGGGCGTCAGGGACATGGGGCTCGAATACGGGCCCGAGAAGGTGTCCGCGCTCGCGGAATCAATAATAAACGGGAGTATAAAAGTCCTTTACGTCGCCGGGGAGGATATCTTCGGCTTCGTGCCGGAGGAAGGGCACGCGAGGCTCCGCGAGGCGCTCTCGGCGCTCGACCTTCTTATAGTGGAAGACTACAAGGTCACGGAAACGGCCAGGATGGCCCACGTCATATTGCCCGGGGTGAGCCCGTACGAGAAGGACGGGACGTTCACGAACGACGCGGGACGCGTCCAGAGGATAAGGGAGGCCATTGCCCCTCCCGGCATAGCCAAGCCGGACTGGGAGATAATCTCCTATATCGGTAGCCTCGTTAATCCGGGCGGATTTAACGATTACGGCCATCCTTCGCTCGTCATGAAGGAGATTTCCGCGGCCGTTCCGGCTTACGCGAAGCTCAACTACGAGAACATAGGCGTTCTCGGCGGGAGCGCCGCTTCATAG
- the nuoH gene encoding NADH-quinone oxidoreductase subunit NuoH translates to MIWVEFGIAFVKIALVFFVVLTLVAYLTLAERRVSAFIQDRLGPNRVGPFGFLQPLADGVKFIFKEDIIPTHADKPFYIIAPAFALITALIALAVVPIGKGFSTDLFGLLPEPIFVTLQIADLNVGVLYILAISSLSVYGVVLGGWASNSKYSFLGGLRAAAQMISYELAMGVSILGVIAWTGSLRLDEIIEAQKSCWFAIPQILGCIVFVTAAFAETNRLPFDMPEAEPEIVAGYHTEYSSMKFAMFFMAEYTHMIVVSCLAVALFFGGWYPLPFGGWFGIDIDKYWFLPPLVFIGKVLAFLFFFIWVRFTLPRFRYDQVMNLGWKVLFPIAIANLIIVSVAILVLQHYGYM, encoded by the coding sequence ATGATCTGGGTAGAATTCGGAATCGCATTCGTTAAAATCGCGCTCGTGTTCTTCGTAGTGCTGACGCTGGTCGCGTATCTTACGCTGGCCGAAAGGCGCGTGAGCGCGTTCATACAGGACAGGCTGGGCCCCAACCGCGTGGGCCCGTTCGGCTTCCTGCAGCCGCTCGCGGACGGCGTGAAGTTCATATTCAAGGAAGACATAATCCCGACTCACGCGGACAAGCCGTTTTACATAATCGCGCCCGCGTTCGCCCTTATTACCGCCCTTATAGCCCTTGCAGTGGTGCCCATAGGCAAGGGGTTCAGCACGGACCTCTTCGGGCTTCTGCCGGAGCCGATATTCGTAACGCTCCAGATAGCCGACCTTAACGTCGGCGTGCTTTACATTCTCGCGATAAGCTCTCTCAGCGTTTACGGCGTCGTGCTCGGAGGATGGGCTTCGAATAGCAAGTATTCGTTCCTCGGCGGCCTCCGGGCGGCGGCGCAGATGATAAGCTACGAGCTCGCCATGGGCGTGTCCATCCTGGGCGTAATCGCGTGGACGGGCTCTTTAAGGCTCGACGAGATTATAGAGGCGCAGAAGAGCTGCTGGTTCGCGATTCCGCAGATTCTCGGCTGCATAGTGTTCGTGACGGCGGCCTTCGCCGAGACGAACAGGCTCCCCTTCGACATGCCCGAGGCCGAGCCCGAGATCGTGGCCGGTTATCACACGGAGTACAGCAGCATGAAGTTCGCAATGTTCTTCATGGCCGAGTACACGCACATGATAGTGGTGTCGTGCCTGGCAGTGGCGCTCTTTTTCGGCGGGTGGTATCCCCTCCCCTTCGGCGGCTGGTTTGGGATAGACATAGACAAGTACTGGTTCCTTCCGCCGCTCGTCTTTATCGGCAAGGTGCTGGCGTTCCTCTTCTTCTTTATATGGGTGAGGTTCACGCTGCCCAGGTTCAGGTACGACCAGGTCATGAACCTCGGCTGGAAGGTGCTCTTCCCGATCGCCATAGCCAACCTGATAATCGTCAGCGTCGCGATACTGGTTCTCCAGCATTACGGGTATATGTAA